The following coding sequences are from one Collimonas arenae window:
- a CDS encoding MotA/TolQ/ExbB proton channel family protein, giving the protein MDQSLGLARYWAQTDAVSHSVAYVLVLMSVVSWFYILSKTWSSWRIRRSAAALDDFWQASTLEVAIAGIKPFDTENVYSPLASQAADAAAIKPPAPGTPAASLNAASDPGELITRTLRREINRVSSRLESGLTLLASVGSTAPFVGLFGTVWGIYHALEAVSSAGTIQIDKVAGPVGEALIMTALGLVVAIPAVLAYNAFTRVNRITLAELDAFAHDLHAFLTTGSRVGK; this is encoded by the coding sequence ATGGATCAATCTCTCGGACTGGCGCGATATTGGGCGCAAACTGACGCGGTTTCTCACTCGGTGGCTTATGTGCTGGTGCTGATGTCGGTGGTCAGCTGGTTTTATATCCTGTCGAAAACCTGGAGTTCCTGGCGCATCCGCCGCAGCGCAGCAGCACTGGACGATTTTTGGCAAGCCTCGACGCTGGAAGTCGCGATTGCCGGCATCAAGCCTTTCGATACCGAAAATGTCTATTCGCCGCTCGCCAGCCAAGCGGCCGATGCCGCCGCCATCAAACCGCCGGCGCCCGGCACGCCCGCAGCATCGCTGAACGCTGCATCCGATCCGGGTGAGCTGATCACGCGCACCCTGCGCCGCGAAATCAACCGCGTTTCCTCGCGCCTGGAAAGCGGCCTGACCTTGCTGGCATCGGTCGGTTCGACCGCGCCGTTCGTCGGCTTGTTCGGTACGGTCTGGGGCATTTATCATGCACTGGAGGCGGTTTCCAGCGCTGGCACCATCCAGATCGACAAAGTCGCCGGCCCGGTGGGCGAGGCGCTGATCATGACCGCGCTGGGCCTGGTGGTAGCGATACCTGCGGTGCTGGCCTATAACGCATTCACCCGGGTCAATCGGATCACGCTGGCTGAGCTCGATGCTTTTGCGCACGACCTGCATGCTTTCCTGACAACCGGCAGCCGGGTCGGCAAGTAA
- the dapB gene encoding 4-hydroxy-tetrahydrodipicolinate reductase: MTQMKIAVAGASGRMGRMLVEAIQNADDAVLAGALGVPDAPELGTDAAAFLGQPANVLIESDLAKGLAGADYLIDFTRPEGTLKHLEYCAAHGIKMVIGTTGFDEAGKAAIAAAGKKTAIVFAPNMSVGVNVTMKLLELAAKSFSHGYDIEIIEAHHRHKVDAPSGTALMMGEVIANAQGRKLDDVAVYAREGVTGERDPSSIGFAAIRGGDIVGDHTVLFAGIGERIEITHKSSSRVTYAHGSLRAARFLRDKSSGLFDMQDVLGLR; this comes from the coding sequence ATGACTCAGATGAAAATTGCCGTTGCAGGTGCTTCGGGGCGCATGGGGCGCATGCTGGTGGAAGCTATCCAGAACGCCGACGATGCAGTACTCGCCGGTGCGCTCGGCGTACCGGATGCGCCGGAACTGGGCACCGATGCCGCTGCATTTCTCGGCCAGCCCGCCAACGTCCTGATCGAATCCGACCTGGCCAAAGGCCTGGCTGGGGCTGACTACCTGATCGACTTCACCCGTCCGGAAGGAACGCTGAAGCATCTCGAATACTGCGCCGCCCACGGCATCAAGATGGTCATCGGCACCACCGGTTTCGACGAAGCCGGCAAGGCAGCGATTGCCGCCGCCGGCAAGAAGACCGCAATTGTGTTTGCCCCAAACATGAGTGTCGGCGTCAACGTCACGATGAAGCTGCTGGAACTGGCCGCCAAGAGTTTTTCGCACGGTTACGATATCGAAATCATTGAAGCGCATCACCGCCACAAGGTCGACGCCCCATCCGGCACGGCATTGATGATGGGTGAAGTGATCGCTAACGCACAGGGCCGCAAGCTGGACGATGTCGCGGTCTACGCGCGCGAAGGCGTCACCGGTGAACGCGATCCGTCATCGATCGGCTTTGCTGCGATCCGCGGCGGCGATATCGTTGGCGATCACACCGTCCTGTTTGCAGGCATCGGCGAACGCATTGAAATCACGCACAAGTCTTCCAGCCGCGTCACTTACGCTCACGGCAGCTTGCGCGCGGCACGTTTCCTGCGCGACAAGAGTAGCGGCTTGTTCGACATGCAGGATGTGCTGGGTCTGCGCTGA